In Caloenas nicobarica isolate bCalNic1 chromosome 27, bCalNic1.hap1, whole genome shotgun sequence, one DNA window encodes the following:
- the CREB3L3 gene encoding cyclic AMP-responsive element-binding protein 3-like protein 3 translates to MASGVGGLNSLDLLDLLFDRQDGILCGVELGTAPGAWHGDGRGQDGDDFLSSVLGSGDSASDSPGWSPATSDSGVSEDPPSDQLDSPPRCCEGCPGEPLYPYSTPCRALPIPGGNGPLHPDVSIDLDMWHPGFFLEENQDLPAAPPPATCALTVKDLLLSGSSDAQPQAPGALLRQSQGQFQELVLTEDEKKLLAKEGVSLPTQLPLTKYEERVLKKIRRKIRNKQSAQESRKKKKEYIDGLESRMSACTAQNEELQRKVLHLEKQNSSLLEQLKKLQALVMQSSNKAAQTGTCIMVLLLSFALIVFPSISPFAPSKAEAGGDFRPVRVFSRSLHNAAASRVVYTQPQAGGEKPAEPLWPERLGEALKTLHEAFGGRTFTPHPDKVSPRNDTRPFPLEGLSQGDGGRAEPVSGAGTEQHRGLDSLAWSEGGHSRPTALEPAEEL, encoded by the exons AACAGCCTCGACCTGCTGGACCTGCTGTTTGACCGCCAGGACGGGATCCTGTGCGGCGTGGAGCTGGGGACAGCGCCGGGCGCCTGGCACGGGGACGGG CGTGGCCAGGATGGCGATGACTTCCTCAGCTccgtgctgggctctggggactCAGCGTCGGACTCCCCCGGCTGGTCCCCGGCCACCAGTGACAGCGGGGTCTCTGAGGACCCCCCCTCCGACCAGCTCGACAGCCCCCCCCGCTGCTGCGAGGGGTGTCCCGGGGAGCCCCTGTACCCCTACAGCACcccctgccgggctctgcccaTCCCGGGGGGGAATGGGCCCCTGCACCCCGACGTCTCCATTGATTTGG ACATGTGGCACCCCGGCTTCTTCCTGGAGGAGAACCAGGACCTgcccgcggcccccccgcctGCGACCTGTGCCCTCACCGTCAAGGACCTGCTGCTCTCGGGCAGCTCCGATGCC CAGCCGCAGGCGCCCGGGGCCCTGCTGCGGCAGAGCCAGGGGCAGTTCCAGGAGCTGGTGCTGACCGAGGACGAGAAGAAGCTGCTGGCCAAGGagggggtgtccctgcccacccagctgcCCCTCACCAAG TACGAGGAGCGGGTGCTGAAGAAGATCCGGCGGAAGATCAGGAACAAGCAGTCGGCTCAGGAGAGCCgcaagaagaagaaggaataCATCGACGGGCTGGAGAGCCG gaTGTCGGCGTGCACGGCCCAGAACgaggagctgcagaggaaagTCTTACACCTGGAGAAGCAGAACTC gtccctcctggagcagctgaaGAAGCTCCAGGCCCTCGTGATGCAGTCAAGCAACAAGGCAGCGCAGACGGGAACCTGCATCATG gtcctgctgctctccttcGCGCTCATCGTCTTCCCCTCCATCAGCCCCTTCGCGCCCAGCAAGGCCGAGGCGGGCGGCGATTTCAGACCCGTGCGAG TTTTCTCCAGGTCCCTGCACAACGCGGCCGCTTCCCGTGTGGTTTACACACAGCCCCAAGCCGGGGGCGAGAAGCCTGCAGAGCCACTGTGGCCGGAGCGCCTGGGAGAAGCCCTCAAAACCCTGCACGAAGCCTTTGGCGGCCGCACGTTCACCCCACACCCAGACAAAGTCTCCCCCCGTAACGACACACGCCCGTTTCCTTTGGAGGGGCTGAGCCAGGGGGACGGGGGTCGAGCTGAGCCTGTGTCTGGGGCCGGCACCGAGCAGCACCGCGGCCTGGACTCGCTGGCGTGGTCCGAGGGCGGCCACAGCCGCCCCACGGCGCTGGAGCCGGCGGAGGAGCTTTAA